Proteins encoded in a region of the Chlamydiales bacterium STE3 genome:
- a CDS encoding Uncharacterized protein (Product derived from UniProtKB/Trembl:F8L1H3) has product MPSFKIINNPSEIKLNNKWVSVTKFKSRDRLVDEKGNKASSDYKGRQYQLIEKRERIFSDLERFGRGFLGTLVTVCTLGLVLFSKSARNLFTKSKANIRFAVLEEQTRFKVENGKVVYLEPKLLFEGTKITEDQELNFALIRIHGQDTLVPVVGAQFDKECTAYEGSALEALLKLAQDKERLHCLLPGRYYGSPIGHFLKHPNNSLITEKELFKFILEKDEAGMPRICTLNSASTLEVLSIIKEKNIPVDLSEKTPTGETLFTLWAGKGNADITKIMLELEPSAIEQTQGQIKSPFVEAVLYGSKKEAELLIDTMAKKGIVLSQEESWLLRAFRNDCAFSEEEFTGLDQALKIKIFFTANAFGNEDIVNKLKPLGMDTVPLFGPGPSILAKNMDIVAARNAIEAFLKSLKKDGLLLAADEFSKLDKNNYISKMDQIGRIQGKNFIEKVVKENGLQHIKVPKKIAVINRGLESISFRVASSLELIPKEDQLTIYAERVKPVNRKLSLEEAVEFMILLEKTGYDDFFGNNFFLAEDGIYFIDTEYKDFFPTRPQFGAIKTLKDCVDPKDAEKFLSEYEKRKKAYDKEKELRETQENEYRAAFENPYTMLTTGYARYEFVFPLPSLA; this is encoded by the coding sequence ATGCCAAGTTTTAAAATTATCAATAACCCAAGTGAAATTAAACTTAATAATAAATGGGTTTCTGTAACAAAATTTAAAAGTAGAGACAGACTTGTTGATGAAAAAGGAAATAAAGCAAGTTCTGACTATAAGGGGCGTCAATACCAGCTCATTGAAAAGAGAGAGCGCATTTTCTCTGATTTAGAACGCTTTGGAAGAGGCTTCTTAGGCACTTTAGTGACTGTTTGTACCTTGGGTCTTGTTCTATTTTCAAAATCGGCAAGAAACTTATTTACAAAGTCTAAAGCAAATATTCGCTTTGCTGTTCTTGAAGAGCAAACTCGGTTTAAAGTTGAAAATGGCAAAGTTGTTTATCTAGAACCCAAACTTCTCTTTGAGGGAACGAAAATTACAGAGGATCAAGAATTAAATTTTGCTTTGATTAGAATCCATGGACAAGACACGCTGGTTCCTGTTGTAGGTGCCCAATTTGACAAAGAATGTACAGCATATGAAGGATCAGCTCTTGAAGCGCTTTTAAAGTTAGCCCAAGACAAAGAACGCCTACATTGCTTGCTTCCAGGTCGCTATTATGGCTCGCCTATCGGTCATTTCTTAAAACACCCTAATAATTCGCTTATTACTGAAAAAGAATTATTTAAATTTATTTTAGAAAAAGATGAAGCTGGAATGCCGAGAATTTGCACGTTAAATTCTGCTAGCACTTTAGAAGTTTTAAGCATCATTAAAGAGAAAAACATCCCTGTAGATTTAAGTGAAAAAACACCAACCGGAGAAACTCTCTTTACTTTGTGGGCTGGGAAAGGCAATGCAGACATTACAAAAATAATGCTTGAATTAGAACCTTCTGCAATTGAACAAACTCAAGGACAAATAAAGTCTCCCTTCGTAGAAGCCGTTTTATATGGATCTAAAAAAGAAGCTGAACTTCTAATAGATACTATGGCAAAGAAAGGTATAGTCTTATCCCAAGAAGAATCATGGCTCCTAAGAGCTTTTAGAAATGACTGTGCATTTTCTGAAGAAGAATTTACGGGCCTAGATCAAGCATTAAAAATAAAAATTTTCTTTACTGCAAACGCATTTGGTAATGAAGATATTGTAAACAAATTAAAGCCTCTTGGAATGGATACGGTACCATTATTTGGGCCAGGACCTAGCATTCTAGCTAAAAATATGGATATTGTTGCAGCAAGAAATGCAATAGAAGCTTTTCTCAAAAGCTTAAAAAAAGATGGTTTATTGCTAGCAGCGGACGAATTTAGTAAGTTAGATAAAAATAATTATATTAGCAAAATGGATCAGATAGGCCGTATTCAAGGAAAAAATTTTATAGAAAAGGTTGTTAAGGAAAATGGTTTACAGCATATCAAGGTTCCGAAAAAAATTGCCGTTATTAATAGAGGTCTTGAAAGTATTTCATTCCGAGTAGCTAGTAGCTTAGAACTTATACCAAAAGAAGATCAATTGACGATATATGCTGAACGTGTTAAGCCTGTCAATCGAAAACTCTCCTTAGAAGAAGCCGTTGAGTTTATGATCCTTTTAGAAAAAACAGGCTATGATGATTTTTTCGGAAATAATTTCTTTCTCGCTGAAGATGGTATTTATTTTATTGATACTGAATACAAAGACTTTTTTCCAACAAGACCTCAATTTGGAGCCATTAAAACCCTAAAAGACTGTGTTGATCCTAAGGATGCAGAGAAATTTTTATCAGAATATGAGAAGCGCAAAAAAGCTTATGATAAGGAAAAAGAATTGCGTGAAACTCAAGAAAATGAATATCGCGCAGCTTTTGAAAACCCTTATACAATGTTGACTACAGGGTATGCAAGATATGAGTTTGTTTTCCCCCTACCTTCTTTGGCCTAG
- a CDS encoding putative protein YwjB (Product derived from UniProtKB/Swiss-Prot:P45862;Gene name derived from UniProtKB/Swiss-Prot:P45862; Uncharacterized protein YwjB) gives MPFNDPNGYESDPQNLEIEKLLVMNKQDRPKISIYIATSIDGYIACQDGNIDWLQHVHIDDEDYGFKKFINNIDTLILGRKTYQVVSGFDEWPYKGKRVIVLSRTLNEVREEAELFSGQITDLLSKLHSENVTHLWVDGGITASQFLEAGLVDELTISIIAMILGSGIPLFSIMNKEHKCHLVSSQAYPSGLIQVKYKLD, from the coding sequence ATGCCTTTCAATGATCCCAATGGTTATGAAAGCGATCCTCAAAATCTTGAAATAGAAAAATTACTTGTAATGAACAAACAAGATCGACCTAAAATCTCCATCTACATTGCAACAAGTATCGATGGCTATATTGCTTGCCAAGACGGAAATATTGATTGGCTTCAGCATGTTCATATAGATGATGAGGATTATGGCTTTAAGAAATTCATCAATAACATTGATACTTTGATCCTGGGAAGAAAGACCTATCAAGTAGTTTCTGGTTTTGACGAATGGCCTTACAAAGGCAAAAGAGTGATTGTTTTGAGTCGCACGTTAAATGAAGTTAGGGAAGAAGCAGAGCTATTTTCTGGACAGATAACGGATCTCCTATCGAAGCTTCATTCTGAAAATGTTACCCACCTCTGGGTTGATGGCGGAATCACTGCCTCTCAATTCTTAGAAGCTGGACTCGTGGATGAGCTTACAATATCTATAATTGCTATGATTCTAGGATCAGGAATCCCCTTATTTAGTATTATGAATAAAGAGCATAAATGTCATTTAGTTTCCTCACAAGCTTATCCAAGTGGTTTAATTCAGGTGAAGTATAAACTTGATTAA